In Chryseobacterium turcicum, a single window of DNA contains:
- a CDS encoding COG1470 family protein, protein MIKKWIIYYILLFPASLFSQKKDSLKPGTSTSVSFTIENKSSMAKNYHLKAETSHHLITPILKNGEIRVAPNESKIYIVPLQIATEAPQGKHSVVLEGTEITTGEKFTQTTELLISANRKLSLTLLDSPEFIKAGEIIKSIFFLKNDGNVSENLILESKNAVVDENTSLILAPGESKKITISKITSSNLSKNEFQNLNLSVYSKDHPQENQIAYSTVKIISIKPIEDDIYHRFPVSASLAMLGMQNRGQYKNGFQGELYGKGSLDSENKNTLEFHAVTKNPIDFNSFTQYEEYFVNYTRKNLFIHLGDKNYSSSFLTEYARYGRGAEIRFNLKKISFGGFYNHPRFFRDIKDEFNIYSKFKIAKQSEITVGYLYKTPRKENTDLAFSNIRLDSNAHLPYLTGKFKLNKNLEVSGETAYSKTEKTDGTAYMIQTIANYNKINANVMYMRASPEYAGYFNNTNTINGNLQYQLSKRINVIANYVQDAKNFQRDTLFFAAPYRKFLQYGIQYKYSNNGNIYVYNGSQRYEDRLMPKEFDYKERFFKLTLNQQIGIFQLNIDGQFGKTDNFLTGFSGKSSFYTANIGFEKFKTSFNIYGSYALTSRYQLKNEKQFYFGARVLSRFSDKSYFSLFYQNNYMPEDYYKDRNLFELLFHQQIFKGHEVDISTRYNLQRGELGNKDFIFSLRYTLRMNIPTQKIAEYTTLSGNIKNLGVKKVEGIRLMMGNHLSVTNKNGDYLFKNVNPGDYVLEIDRTTTEINDIADQNVPVSLILAGKENIYSFGLTSAAKIQGKIEYKEHESNLQFAQLSTNKKKNQNLIIEVTNGNQIFRKLALLGDYFDFTYLRPGDWKVKIYRNGLDKKYKIPIDQFEFNLKSDETKNIIINVIKQSSEIKYQQETIKVSYNENKKRK, encoded by the coding sequence ATGATTAAAAAATGGATTATTTATTATATCCTGCTATTCCCAGCTTCTCTGTTTTCTCAAAAAAAAGATAGTCTGAAACCGGGAACATCTACTTCTGTTTCTTTTACAATAGAAAATAAGAGTTCCATGGCAAAAAATTATCATTTGAAAGCTGAAACTTCTCACCATCTCATCACTCCTATTTTAAAAAATGGTGAAATACGTGTTGCCCCAAATGAAAGTAAAATCTACATTGTCCCTTTACAGATTGCAACAGAAGCACCACAAGGCAAACATTCTGTTGTACTGGAAGGAACCGAAATAACTACAGGTGAAAAGTTTACCCAAACTACAGAATTATTGATTTCTGCAAACAGAAAGCTTTCCCTCACCCTTTTAGATTCACCAGAGTTTATAAAAGCTGGGGAAATAATTAAATCTATTTTCTTTTTAAAAAATGATGGAAACGTTTCTGAAAATTTAATTTTAGAAAGCAAAAATGCTGTCGTTGATGAAAATACGTCTTTAATTTTAGCTCCTGGGGAAAGTAAAAAAATTACCATTAGTAAAATTACTTCATCGAATTTGAGTAAAAATGAGTTTCAGAATCTAAATCTTTCTGTTTATTCTAAAGACCATCCTCAAGAAAATCAAATTGCCTATTCGACTGTAAAAATCATTTCTATAAAACCCATTGAAGATGATATTTACCACAGATTTCCGGTTTCGGCATCTCTTGCTATGCTGGGCATGCAAAATCGAGGTCAATATAAAAATGGTTTTCAGGGTGAGCTTTATGGAAAGGGAAGTTTAGACAGTGAAAATAAAAACACTTTAGAGTTTCATGCCGTTACCAAAAATCCTATAGACTTTAATTCTTTTACTCAATATGAAGAATATTTTGTGAATTACACCCGAAAAAATCTTTTTATTCATTTGGGGGATAAAAATTATTCTTCTTCTTTTCTAACCGAATATGCCAGATATGGCCGAGGTGCAGAAATTCGTTTTAACCTAAAAAAGATAAGTTTTGGAGGTTTTTATAATCACCCAAGGTTTTTCAGAGATATTAAAGATGAATTTAATATCTATTCTAAATTTAAAATTGCAAAACAATCGGAAATTACTGTAGGATATTTGTACAAAACTCCGAGAAAGGAAAATACAGATTTAGCCTTTAGCAATATAAGACTAGATTCAAATGCACATCTACCTTACCTCACAGGAAAATTTAAACTCAATAAAAATCTTGAAGTTTCGGGGGAAACAGCATACAGCAAAACAGAAAAAACAGATGGAACAGCGTATATGATACAAACCATTGCAAATTATAATAAAATAAATGCAAATGTAATGTATATGAGAGCCAGCCCTGAATATGCGGGATATTTTAATAATACCAATACTATTAACGGTAATCTTCAGTATCAGTTATCTAAGAGGATTAATGTGATAGCAAACTATGTGCAGGATGCTAAAAACTTCCAGCGTGACACCTTATTTTTTGCAGCGCCTTATCGTAAATTTTTGCAATATGGAATTCAATATAAATATTCTAATAACGGAAATATTTATGTTTACAATGGTTCCCAAAGATATGAAGACCGCTTAATGCCCAAAGAATTTGATTATAAAGAACGTTTTTTTAAACTCACTCTTAATCAGCAAATCGGAATATTCCAGCTAAACATTGATGGGCAATTTGGAAAAACTGATAATTTTCTGACTGGTTTTTCTGGAAAATCTAGTTTTTATACTGCTAATATTGGTTTTGAAAAATTTAAAACCTCATTTAATATATATGGAAGTTATGCACTCACATCTCGATACCAACTGAAAAATGAGAAGCAATTTTATTTTGGAGCAAGAGTTTTAAGTCGCTTTTCAGATAAATCTTATTTCAGCCTTTTTTATCAGAACAATTATATGCCTGAAGATTATTATAAAGATAGAAATCTTTTTGAGCTTCTTTTTCATCAACAAATTTTTAAAGGGCATGAGGTGGATATTTCAACGAGGTACAATTTGCAGCGTGGAGAATTGGGAAATAAAGATTTTATCTTTTCGTTGCGTTATACTTTAAGAATGAATATTCCGACTCAAAAAATTGCAGAATATACTACGCTGTCAGGAAACATAAAAAACTTAGGGGTAAAAAAAGTTGAAGGAATTCGCCTGATGATGGGAAATCATCTTTCGGTCACCAACAAAAACGGAGATTACCTATTTAAAAATGTAAATCCAGGAGATTATGTTTTAGAAATCGACCGAACAACTACAGAAATCAATGATATTGCCGACCAAAATGTCCCAGTATCATTAATTTTAGCCGGTAAAGAAAACATTTACAGTTTTGGATTAACGAGTGCTGCAAAGATTCAGGGAAAAATAGAATATAAAGAACATGAAAGTAATTTGCAATTTGCTCAGCTTTCAACTAATAAAAAGAAAAATCAAAATCTGATTATTGAAGTTACAAACGGTAATCAGATATTTAGAAAACTGGCACTTTTGGGAGATTATTTTGATTTTACATATCTGCGTCCCGGAGATTGGAAGGTTAAAATTTACAGAAACGGTTTAGACAAAAAATATAAAATCCCAATTGACCAGTTTGAATTTAATCTAAAATCTGACGAAACTAAAAATATAATCATTAATGTCATTAAGCAATCATCAGAAATAAAATATCAGCAGGAAACCATCAAGGTAAGTTATAACGAAAATAAAAAGCGGAAATGA
- a CDS encoding WxL protein host-binding domain-containing protein, whose translation MIKSILVLLIFFLQFCFLKAGIVVINGLSHSYNIENGKVYKGKIEIENTGNQIQSVKLFLQDYSYKSNGTIYYSAPQTNSKTNSGWIKMNTNLVTLKAKQKTEVYYEINVPNNISEPGTYWSVIMVEPVEEINPNNNKQGVNITSIIRYAIQVITDFDSEKAKPDLKFEGIKIEKQEGKQMLKVAIANKGNLYCKPTVTVEIYNKKTGEKLGNFSSMASGLLPQTSKYYHIDISKISPDKYNAVLIATDEEENAFALNVELEVKND comes from the coding sequence ATGATAAAGAGCATTCTCGTATTGCTCATTTTCTTCCTTCAATTCTGTTTCCTGAAAGCCGGTATTGTGGTTATCAATGGGCTTTCACATTCTTACAATATAGAAAACGGAAAAGTTTACAAGGGAAAAATTGAAATAGAAAATACAGGCAATCAAATACAAAGTGTAAAACTGTTTCTTCAAGATTACAGTTATAAATCTAATGGTACCATCTATTACTCCGCCCCTCAAACTAACAGTAAGACAAATTCTGGTTGGATAAAAATGAATACCAATCTTGTTACTCTGAAAGCTAAACAAAAAACAGAAGTTTATTATGAAATAAACGTTCCCAACAATATTTCCGAACCAGGAACGTATTGGAGTGTAATTATGGTAGAACCCGTGGAGGAGATAAATCCCAATAATAACAAACAGGGTGTAAATATTACCTCGATTATTCGCTATGCAATTCAGGTGATTACAGATTTCGATTCAGAAAAAGCAAAGCCTGATTTAAAATTTGAAGGTATAAAGATTGAAAAACAAGAAGGAAAGCAAATGCTAAAAGTAGCTATTGCCAACAAAGGAAACCTTTATTGTAAACCAACCGTAACCGTTGAGATTTACAACAAAAAAACAGGAGAAAAACTCGGAAATTTTTCGAGTATGGCGTCGGGATTATTACCCCAAACTTCAAAATATTATCATATCGATATCAGCAAAATATCTCCAGATAAATATAATGCCGTACTAATTGCTACCGATGAAGAAGAAAATGCTTTCGCTCTCAATGTAGAACTAGAAGTAAAAAATGATTAA